The segment ACGACAACGCGAACGGTCTGACCCGGGCGCAACTGCTGGCCGAGCTCAAGCGGATCCAGGACCCGAAGAAGCCGATCCGTCTGGTGCTGATCGGCATCGGCGACAAGGTCAACCCGGAAGAGCTGCGGGCCATCGAGGGCGCGGTCAAGGGCAGCGGTACCTTCTTCGCCCAGGACCCGACGAAGATCACTTCGATCTTCGCGCAGGCGATCGGTCAGCGCACCGGCGCCAGCTAGGTTCCAACGCGAGCAGAACAGCGGCCGCCGTCCTTGTGGGACGGCGGCCGCTGTGCGTTCAGCCGGCCCGGCGCAGCCAAGCGGCGGGATCGTCGCGTACGGCGCGGATCACGCTGTCCGCGGCTCCGCGCATCGCCGCGTCGGTGCCGAGCGTCGCCGCCCGCAGGGTCACCGGTGCCAGGCCGGCGGTCAGCACGCGGCGGCTCAGCTCGGCCTCGATCCCGTCGCGGAGCCGGGTGAAGTAGGGCGCGTACGCCCCGCCGAGCACGATCACCGGCACGTCGAGCAGGTTGACCACGGCGGCCAGGGCGATCCCGAGCGCCTGGGCGGCGAGGGGTTCGTCGGTGGTCAGGAGCTCCTGTCCCGCGTACTGCTCCAGGCAGCCGTTGGCGCCGCAGCGGCAGGGCCGGCCGTCGGGGAAGACGGTGACGTGCCCGATCTCGCCGCTCCAGCCCCGCACACCCCGGTAGAGGTCGCCGTCCAGGATCAGTCCGGCGCCGATACCGATTTCGCCGGACACGTACAGGAATGTCGGATCGCCGCCGGCCACCCGCAGTTCGCCCAGTGCGGCCAGGTTGGCCTCGTTGTCCACGGTGATCGGGAGCCCGGCCAGCTCGGGAGTGTGGTGCAGCTCGGCCGGTGCGTCGACGTCCTGCCAGCCGAGGTTGGGCGCCACCCGGACCAGCCCGCCCTCGGTGACCAGGCCGGGCACGGCCAGCGCGGCGCCGGCCACGGTCAGCCCGTCAGCCTCCGCGGCGAGCCGGGCCCGGGCGGCGAGCCTGCCGAGGGCGGCCAGGGACGCGGCGGCGCCGGCCGGGCGCTGGTCGGCGTGCTCGACGATGCGCTGGCGTACCTCGCCGGTCAGATCGACCACGCATGCGGCCAGATAGTCGACGTTGATCTCCAGACCAAGGCCGGCCGGGCCGGCCGAGGTGAGAGCGAGCCCGGCGGCGGGCCGGCCCGCGCCGGTGCGCGGCGCCGGGTCGTGCTCGGTGATCAGCCCACCGGCGATGAGGTCGTCGACCAGGGCCGAGACGGTTGCCCGGGTGAGCCCGGTGGCCGCGGCGATGGCTGCCCGAGATGGCCGATTCGCGCTGTTCGCCACGGTGTGCAGCACCAGCGCGAGATTATGGGCTCGCACGCTGGCCTGGCGCACTGGCGTCGTGGGGGCGCTCAACACGCCCTTGACAGTGCCACACGCGAGTCAAATAATTCAACCAATAAACAAATCCACCATGTTTCGTGGAGGTATCCCCGTGGCACTCCAGCCCACCCGCGACGACAAGTTCTCCTTCGGCCTCTGGACGGTCGGCTGGCAGGCCCGTGACCCGTTCGGTGACGCCACCCGCACCGCCCTCGACCCGATCGAGGCGGTGCACAAGCTCGCCGAGATCGGCGCCTACGGCATCACGTTCCACGACGACGACCTGGTGCCGTTCGGCGCTGACGCGCAGACCCGCGACGGCATCATCGCCGGCTTCAAGAAGGCGCTCGACGAGACCGGCCTGATCGTCCCGATGGTCACCACCAACCTGTTCACCCACCCGGTGTTCAAGGACGGCGGCTTCACCAGCAACGACCGCTCGGTCCGCCGCTACGCGCTGCGCAAGGTGCTGCGCCAGATGGACCTCGGCGCCGAGCTCGGCGCGAAGACGCTCGTGCTCTGGGGCGGCCGCGAGGGCTCTGAGTACGACTCGGCCAAGGACGTGCAGGCCGCGCTCGACCGCTACCGTGAGGCGCTCAACCTGCTCGCGCAGTATTCCGAGGACCGGGGTTACGGCCTTCGTTTCGCCATCGAGCCGAAGCCGAACGAGCCCCGCGGCGACATCCTGCTCCCGACCGCCGGGCACGCCATCGCCTTCACCCAGGAGCTGGACCGGCCCGAGCTGTTCGGCATCAACCCCGAGACCGGCCACGAGCAGATGTCGAACCTCAACTTCACCCAGGGCATCGCCCAGGCGCTGTGGCACGGCAAGCTCTTCCACATCGACCTGAACGGTCAGCACGGCCCGAAGTACGACCAGGACCTGGTCTTCGGCCACGGCGATCTGCTCAACGCGTTCTCGCTGGTCGACCTGCTGGAGAACGGCGGCGTCGACGGCGCCCCGGCGTATGACGGCCCGCGGCACTTCGACTACAAGCCGTCGCGCACCGAGGACTACGACGGCGTCTGGGAGTCGGCCAAGGCCAACATCCGGATGTACCTGCTGCTCAAGGAGCGGGCCAAGGCGTTCCGCGCCGACCCCGAGGTGCAGGAGGCGCTCGCCGCGTCCAAGGTCGCCGAGCTCGGCACGCCGACCCTCAACCCGGGCGAGACGTACGCCGACCTGCTCGCCGACCGCAGCGCGTTCGAGGACTACGACGCTGACGCCGCCGGCGCCCAGGGCTACGGCTTCGTCAAGCTCAACCAGCTCGCGATCGACCACCTCCTCGGGGCCCGGTAGCGATGTCTCTGGTAGCCGGGATCGACAGCTCGACCCAGTCCTGCAAGGTCGTGATCCGCGACGCCGAGACCGGCGAGCTGGTCCGGCAGGGCCGGGCGAGCCATCCGGACGGCACCGAGGTGCATCCGGACGCCTGGTGGGCCGCGCTGCAGTCGGCGATCGAGGAGGCCGGCGGCCTGGACGACGTGGCCGCCGCCTCGGTCGCCGGCCAGCAGCACGGCATGGTCGTGCTGGACGAGAACGGTGAGGTGGTCCGCCCGGCGCTGCTGTGGAACGACACGCGCAGCGCCGGCGCGGCCGCCGACCTGATCGATGAGCTGGGCGGCGGCGACAAGTGGGCGGAAGCGGTCGGCATCGTGCCGGTCGCCAGCTTCACCCTCACCAAGCTGCGCTGGCTGGCCCGCAACGAACCGTCGCAGGCCGCGAAAGTCGCTGCTGTCTGCCTGCCGCACGACTGGCTGACCTGGAAGTTATCAGGATCTACCGATATTTCGGACATCAAGACTGATCGCAGCGACGCCAGCGGCACCCTCTACTGGTCGGCCAAGACCAACGAGTACCGGCACGATCTGCTGGAACTCGGGTTCGGCCGGTCTTTGCAAACGCCCGAGGTGCTCGGCCCGACCGGCATCGCCGGCCGGCTGCCGAACGGCGCGCCGCTGGGACCGGGCGCCGGTGACAACGCGGCGGCCGCTCTCGGCACCGGCGCGCTGCCCGGCGACGTGATCGTCTCGATCGGCACCTCCGGCACGGTCTTCGTCTCCTCGGACGTCGCGCCGCAGGACCCGAGCGGCACGGTAGCCGGTTTCGCCGACACCACCGGCCGGTTCCTGCCGATCGTGGTCACGCTCAACGCGGCCCGGGTGCTCGACGCGGCGGCCAAGCTGCTCGGCGTCGGCCACGAGGAGCTGTCCCGGCTCGCGCTCACCGCTCCGGCGGGTGCGGACGGGCTGGTCCTGGTGCCGTACCTGGAGGGGGAGCGCACGCCGAACCGGCCGGACGCCACCGGCGCGATCCACGGGCTCACGCTGAAGACTTCGGACCCGGCCCACCTGGCCCGGGCCGCTGTCGAGGGCATGCTCTGCGCCCTGGCCGACGGTCTGGACGCGCTGGTCGCGAACGGCGCGGTGGCCAACCGGATCGTTCTGGTCGGCGGTGGGGCGCGCAGCGAGGCGGTCCGCCGCATTGCACCGGCGCTCTTCGGCAAGCCGGTCCTGGTGCCGCCGCCCGGTGAGTATGTCGCCGACGGTGCGGCCCGGCAGGCTGCGTGGGTCACCCTGGGTGGGGACGCTCCGCCTGCGTGGTCGGCGGAAACCCCGGCCCTGTACGAGGACGCGAGCGTCCCGCTCATCCGGGAGCAGTACGCCGCCGCGCAGAACGCGGTGATCGACCGGACTCGCTGAGTTCCGGCTGTCGGGGACGGCTCTGCGGGGCCGTCCCCAACTTTTTCCGGCTTTTCTTGTTGTCTGCTCCGCACCGCGGCATCTACCTACCTGCACAGGAAGACCGGCCATCCCCGGGCCGGCATCCCCGCAGGTAAGGAAGGACCGCAGTGGCAGAGAGAAGATCCCGCAAGCGGACGCTGTTCGGTCTGGTGGCCGCGCTCGTCGTGCCGGCCGGGCTCGTCGGCTACTCGATGTTGCCGTCGAGCGCGGCGGCCGCCCCGACGGCCGGTAACACGTATCAGCTCATCGTGAAGAAGAGCGGGAAGTGCATCGACGTGCCGGCCGCGTCGAAGGACAACGGCGCCCTGTTGCAGCAGTGGGGTTGTACCGCGAACTCGGCGTGGCAGCAGTTCAAGCTGGTGGCGTCGGGCAGCAACTTCCTGCTGCAGAACGTGAACAGCGGCAAGTGCATCGACGTGCCGGCCGGTTCGAAGACCTCGGGTCAGCAGTTGCAGCAGTGGGGTTGTGTCGGTTCGCAGACCAACCAGCAGTGGAAGGTCGCGGCCTCGGGCACCGACACGTTCCAGATCATCAACATCAACAGTGGTCTGTGCATCTCGGACCAGCGCGCGTCGACCGCCAACGGCGCGGCGATCATCCAGGAGACCTGCACCGCCAACTCCAACAAGCAGTGGACGTTCACCCAGGTCTCGGGTGGCACCACCGGCTCGTTCACGGTTGCGGCCGACGGCACCGGGACCTACAAGACCGTGCAGGCGGCGATCGACGCTGTTCCGGCGAACAACACGGCCCGCCGGACGATCACCATCAAGCCCGGCACCTACCGCGAGATCGTGACCGTCCCGTCGAACAAGCCGTTCGTCACGCTCCAGGGCGGCGGCGACTCGGCCGACGACGTGGTGATCGTCAACAACCGCAGCAGCGCCGGTGGTTACGGCACCTCGGGCAGCGCCACCTTCTTCGCCAATGGCAAGGAATTGGTCGCCGCCAACCTGACCATCTCGAACGACTACGGCGAAGGCAGCCAGGCGGTGGCCGCGAACCTGGGCGGCGACAAGCTGGTCTTCGACAACGTGCGTTTCCTCGGCGCCCAGGACACGCTCCTGGTCAACAGCGGCCGCACGTACGTCAAGAACTCCTACGTCGAGGGCACGGTCGACTTCATCTTCGGCGCGGGCACCGCGGTCTTCAACGCGACGAAGATCTACCAGAAGCGGAGCAGCGGCGGCCCGATCACGGCGGCCCGGACCGACCCGGGAAACGCGTACGGCTTCCTGATCTACAAGAGCACGGTGACCGGCGCGACCAACAACACCACCCAGCTCGGCCGCCCGTGGGGGCCGAACGCGCAGGTGCTGTTCCGGGAGACCAGCCTGAGCGCCACCATCAAGACCGCCCAGCCGTGGACCGACATGTCCTCGAACTCGTGGAAGAACGCCCGGTTCCTGGAGTACAAGAACACCGGTTCCGGCGCGACGACCAACAGCAACCGGCCGCAGCTGAGTGACTCGCAGGCCGCCAACTACACCCCGCAGAAGTACCTCGCGGGCTCGGACAACTGGAACCCGGTGGGTTGATCATGGCCATCTCGAAGCACAAGAAGCGCGCCGCTCTGGCAGCCGTCGTCCTGGCCGTGCCGGCCGCGTTCGTCGGCTACTCGGTGCTCCCGTCGAGCGCGGCGGCCGCCCCGACGGCCGGTAACACGTATCAGCTCATCGTGAAGAAGAGCGGGAAGTGCATCGACGTGCCGGCCGCGTCGAAGGACAACGGCGCCCTGTTGCAGCAGTGGGGTTGTACCGCGAACTCGGCGTGGCAGCAGTTCAAGCTGGTGGCGTCGGGCAGCAACTTCCTGCTGCAGAACGTGAACAGCGGCAAGTGCATCGACGTGCCTGCCGGTTCGAAGACTTCCGGGCAGCAGTTGCAGCAGTGGGGTTGTGTCGGTTCGCAGACCAACCAGCAGTGGAAGGTCGCGGC is part of the Actinoplanes sp. NBC_00393 genome and harbors:
- a CDS encoding ROK family protein, with protein sequence MLHTVANSANRPSRAAIAAATGLTRATVSALVDDLIAGGLITEHDPAPRTGAGRPAAGLALTSAGPAGLGLEINVDYLAACVVDLTGEVRQRIVEHADQRPAGAAASLAALGRLAARARLAAEADGLTVAGAALAVPGLVTEGGLVRVAPNLGWQDVDAPAELHHTPELAGLPITVDNEANLAALGELRVAGGDPTFLYVSGEIGIGAGLILDGDLYRGVRGWSGEIGHVTVFPDGRPCRCGANGCLEQYAGQELLTTDEPLAAQALGIALAAVVNLLDVPVIVLGGAYAPYFTRLRDGIEAELSRRVLTAGLAPVTLRAATLGTDAAMRGAADSVIRAVRDDPAAWLRRAG
- the xylB gene encoding xylulokinase yields the protein MSLVAGIDSSTQSCKVVIRDAETGELVRQGRASHPDGTEVHPDAWWAALQSAIEEAGGLDDVAAASVAGQQHGMVVLDENGEVVRPALLWNDTRSAGAAADLIDELGGGDKWAEAVGIVPVASFTLTKLRWLARNEPSQAAKVAAVCLPHDWLTWKLSGSTDISDIKTDRSDASGTLYWSAKTNEYRHDLLELGFGRSLQTPEVLGPTGIAGRLPNGAPLGPGAGDNAAAALGTGALPGDVIVSIGTSGTVFVSSDVAPQDPSGTVAGFADTTGRFLPIVVTLNAARVLDAAAKLLGVGHEELSRLALTAPAGADGLVLVPYLEGERTPNRPDATGAIHGLTLKTSDPAHLARAAVEGMLCALADGLDALVANGAVANRIVLVGGGARSEAVRRIAPALFGKPVLVPPPGEYVADGAARQAAWVTLGGDAPPAWSAETPALYEDASVPLIREQYAAAQNAVIDRTR
- a CDS encoding pectinesterase family protein, with the translated sequence MAERRSRKRTLFGLVAALVVPAGLVGYSMLPSSAAAAPTAGNTYQLIVKKSGKCIDVPAASKDNGALLQQWGCTANSAWQQFKLVASGSNFLLQNVNSGKCIDVPAGSKTSGQQLQQWGCVGSQTNQQWKVAASGTDTFQIININSGLCISDQRASTANGAAIIQETCTANSNKQWTFTQVSGGTTGSFTVAADGTGTYKTVQAAIDAVPANNTARRTITIKPGTYREIVTVPSNKPFVTLQGGGDSADDVVIVNNRSSAGGYGTSGSATFFANGKELVAANLTISNDYGEGSQAVAANLGGDKLVFDNVRFLGAQDTLLVNSGRTYVKNSYVEGTVDFIFGAGTAVFNATKIYQKRSSGGPITAARTDPGNAYGFLIYKSTVTGATNNTTQLGRPWGPNAQVLFRETSLSATIKTAQPWTDMSSNSWKNARFLEYKNTGSGATTNSNRPQLSDSQAANYTPQKYLAGSDNWNPVG
- the xylA gene encoding xylose isomerase, with translation MALQPTRDDKFSFGLWTVGWQARDPFGDATRTALDPIEAVHKLAEIGAYGITFHDDDLVPFGADAQTRDGIIAGFKKALDETGLIVPMVTTNLFTHPVFKDGGFTSNDRSVRRYALRKVLRQMDLGAELGAKTLVLWGGREGSEYDSAKDVQAALDRYREALNLLAQYSEDRGYGLRFAIEPKPNEPRGDILLPTAGHAIAFTQELDRPELFGINPETGHEQMSNLNFTQGIAQALWHGKLFHIDLNGQHGPKYDQDLVFGHGDLLNAFSLVDLLENGGVDGAPAYDGPRHFDYKPSRTEDYDGVWESAKANIRMYLLLKERAKAFRADPEVQEALAASKVAELGTPTLNPGETYADLLADRSAFEDYDADAAGAQGYGFVKLNQLAIDHLLGAR